A stretch of Triticum aestivum cultivar Chinese Spring chromosome 1D, IWGSC CS RefSeq v2.1, whole genome shotgun sequence DNA encodes these proteins:
- the LOC123181964 gene encoding peptide methionine sulfoxide reductase B5, which translates to MGGVQHLLKLRMASPHAHPATRPLSSLPSLLLARSSSAATAAASSARPASLSLSCSRSRARAYCPAGRRLPGAVVAMSSAAPTPGPVQKSEEEWEAVLTPEQFRILRRKGTEYPGTGEYDKFFSEGIYGCAGCGTPLYKSSTKFNSGCGWPAFYEGFPGAIKRTADPDGRRIEITCAACEGHLGHVFKGEGFNTPTDERHCVNSISLKFVPASEEAS; encoded by the exons atgGGCGGAGTCCAGCATCTGCTCAAGCTGAGGATGGCGTCGCCCCACGCCCACCCGGCCACGCGGCCCCTCTCATCGCTCCCGTCCCTCCTCCTcgcccgctcctcctccgccgccaccgccgccgcgtcgtccgcccgccccgcctccctctccctctcgtgctCGCGGTCGCGGGCGCGGGCCTACTGCCCAGCCGGACGACGGTTGCCGGGCGCCGTGGTGGCTATGTCGTCGGCGGCGCCCACGCCGGGGCCCGTGCAGAAGTCGGAGGAGGAGTGGGAGGCCGTCCTCACGCCGGAGCAGTTCCGCATCCTCCGCCGCAAGGGCACCGA GTATCCTGGAACAGGTGAATATGACAAGTTCTTCAGTGAGGGTATTTACGGATGTGCTGGCTGTGGAACCCCCTTGTACAAATCATCTACGAAGTTCAACTCAGGGTGTGGTTGGCCAGCATTCTATGAAGGATTTCCTGGAGCCATAAAACGGACG GCGGATCCTGATGGGAGGCGAATTGAGATCACATGTGCTGCTTGTGAAGGACATCTGGGGCATGTGTTCAAAGGGGAGGGGTTCAACACGCCGACTGATGAGCGACACTGCGTCAACAGTATCTCACTCAAGTTCGTTCCGGCCTCTGAAGAGGCTAGTTGA
- the LOC123181963 gene encoding transcription termination factor MTERF4, chloroplastic translates to MMKSLFLFSAHPAPPLLPSPNLRRLLCLRASSSSTSSRPRPGRRSPGPARPRQPQPSSLYARPSLLTMERDRAARRADVDAFLVSLGVDPGELAGLELPVTVDVMRERVEFLRSLGLGPDDLAAYPLALGCSVRKNMVPVLDYLGKIGVRRDELPHLLRRYPQVLHASIVVDLAPVVKYLQGMDVKPGDVPRVLERYPELLGFKLEGTMSTSVAYLVGIGVARRQIGGVITRFPEVLGMRVGKIIKPFVEHLQGIGLQRLAVARMIEKKPYVLGFGLEERVKPNIEALLEFGVRKEALASIVIQYPDVLGVELREKLVEQQSLFESSILVSGDDFGRVIERMPQAISLGRAAVLKHVNFLTGCGFLLSQVSKMVVGCPQLLALNMDIMKMNFEYFKNEMERDLEELVEFPAFFTYGLESTIRYRHEIVAKKGFTCSLAWLLNCSDAKFDERMKYDTIGVEEMEDDNSFDKDRFVEQVQDEDDEDMEEDSDYDDTDDEFIE, encoded by the coding sequence ATGATGaagtccctcttcctcttctccgcgcaccccgcgccgcccctcctcccctccccaaACCTCCGCAGGCTCCTCTGCctccgcgcctcctcctcctccacctcgtccCGCCCTCGCCCGGGCCGCCGCTCCCCGGGCCCCGCCCGCCCCCGCCAGCCCCAGCCCTCCTCCCTCTACGCCCGCCCCAGCCTCCTCACCATGGAGCGCGACCGCGCCGCGCGCCGCGCCGACGTCGACGCCTTCCTCGTCTCCCTCGGCGTCGACCCGGGCGAGCTCGCCGGCCTCGAGCTCCCCGTCACCGTCGACGTCATGCGGGAGCGCGTCGAGTTCCTCCGCTCCCTCGGCCTCGGCCCCGACGACCTCGCCGCCTACCCGCTCGCCCTCGGCTGCAGCGTCCGCAAGAACATGGTCCCCGTCCTCGACTACCTCGGCAAGATCGGCGTCCGCCGCGAcgagctcccgcacctgctccgccGCTACCCGCAGGTGCTCCACGCCAGCATCGTCGTCGACCTCGCGCCCGTCGTCAAGTACCTCCAGGGGATGGACGTCAAACCCGGCGACGTGCCGCGCGTGCTCGAGCGCTACCCGGAGCTCCTCGGCTTCAAGCTCGAGGGCACCATGAGCACCTCCGTCGCCTACCTCGTCGGCATCGGCGTCGCCAGGCGGCAGATCGGCGGCGTCATCACGCGTTTCCCTGAGGTGCTGGGCATGCGGGTGGGGAAGATCATTAAACCTTTCGTCGAACACCTTCAAGGCATTGGCCTGCAGAGGCTGGCCGTTGCAAGAATGATCGAGAAGAAGCCGTATGTCCTTGGGTTTGGGTTGGAGGAAAGGGTCAAGCCTAACATTGAGGCGCTTCTGGAGTTTGGGGTCAGGAAGGAGGCGCTGGCATCCATTGTGATACAGTACCCTGATGTTCTTGGGGTTGAGCTGCGAGAGAAGCTTGTTGAGCAGCAGAGCTTGTTTGAGTCCAGCATTTTGGTCAGCGGTGATGATTTCGGACGAGTCATCGAGAGGATGCCACAAGCCATTAGCCTTGGGCGAGCTGCCGTTCTAAAGCATGTCAACTTCCTCACAGGCTGTGGCTTCTTGCTGTCTCAGGTGAGCAAGATGGTCGTGGGGTGCCCCCAATTGCTCGCACTCAACATGGATATAATGAAGATGAACTTCGAGTACTTCAAGAATGAAATGGAGAGGGATTTGGAGGAGCTGGTTGAGTTCCCGGCATTCTTTACGTATGGCCTCGAATCCACTATAAGATACCGGCATGAGATTGTGGCTAAAAAGGGATTCACATGCTCTCTCGCATGGCTGCTCAACTGCTCTGATGCGAAATTTGATGAGCGTATGAAGTATGACACAATTGGAGTTGAGGAAATGGAGGATGATAATTCCTTTGACAAAGATAGGTTTGTGGAGCAAGTAcaagatgaggatgatgaggatatgGAAGAGGATAGCGATTATGATGACACCGATGATGAGTTCATCGAATGA
- the LOC123181966 gene encoding transcription factor MYB36 translates to MGRAPCCDKATVKRGPWSPEEDAMLKAYIEERGTGNNWIALPHKIGLKRCGKSCRLRWLNYLRPNIKHGDFTPEEDSTICKLYISIGSRWSIIAAQLPGRTDNDVKNYWNTKLKKRLLGGRRKDRGAGTQQHRQGELDGANDGGEQQPLSASAMERIQLCMQLQEMQNPLSSISNHNNPLHLWQPSSHHQVAATHSNNSNNNSNSSRSSSFDVTVAAEQGQSSSLNDQNLGGQQQMETTATMDGLASPSSAGNSNIVTIEAELQELLYSATTTTTDSVVTQQGGVDWWSYEQGRSPVNCWDFTPETSSVLQDYTSVVYDM, encoded by the exons ATGGGGAGGGCGCCGTGCTGCGACAAGGCGACGGTGAAGAGGGGGCCATGGTCACCGGAGGAGGATGCGATGCTCAAGGCCTACATTGAGGAGCGTGGCACCGGCAACAACTGGATTGCATTGCCACACAAGATTG GGCTgaagaggtgcggcaagagctgcaGGCTGAGGTGGCTCAACTACCTGAGGCCCAACATAAAGCACGGGGACTTCACCCCAGAGGAGGACAGCACCATCTGCAAGCTCTACATTAGCATCGGAAGCAG GTGGTCAATCATCGCCGCACAGCTGCCGGGAAGGACGGACAACGACGTCAAAAACTACTGGAACACCAAGCTCAAGAAGCGGCTCCTCGGCGGCCGCCGCAAGGACCGCGGCGCCGGCACGCAGCAGCACCGCCAGGGCGAGCTGGACGGCGCCAACGACGGCGGCGAGCAGCAGCCGCTGAGCGCGTCGGCCATGGAGAGGATCCAGCTCTGCATGCAGCTGCAGGAAATGCAGAACCCCCTCAGCAGCATCAGCAACCACAACAACCCCTTGCACCTGTGGCAGCCTAGCAGCCATCATCAGGTGGCCGCCACCCACagtaacaacagcaacaacaacagcaacagcagccgCAGCAGCAGCTTCGATGTAACAGTAGCTGCTGAGCAGGGGCAGTCCAGCTCCCTGAACGATCAGAACCTCGGCGGACAGCAGCAGATGGAGACGACAGCCACCATGGACGGCCTGGCCTCGCCGTCGAGCGCGGGCAACTCCAACATCGTCACCATCGAAGCCGAGCTTCAGGAGCTTCTCTACAGCGCTACGACGACGACGACCGACAGTGTCGTCACGCAGCAAGGGGGTGTGGACTGGTGGAGCTATGAGCAGGGCAGGTCCCCAGTGAACTGCTGGGACTTCACCCCTGAAACCAGCTCGGTTCTCCAGGACTACACGTCCGTGGTGTATGACATGTGA
- the LOC123181965 gene encoding uncharacterized protein — protein MGSSSSNAREAPAAAPPPPPPAPPGPLHAMDADEDDESVKQLNECAALYLSLQDCLAESDRNWKACQAHVQALKACEASRNKNQKT, from the exons ATGGGTTCTTCCTCGAGCAACGCCAGGGaagcgccggcggcggcgccaccgccaccacctcctgcGCCGCCGGGCCCCCTCCACGCGATGGACGCGGACGAGGACGACGAGAGCGTGAAGCAGCTCAACGAGTGCGCCGCCCTCTACCTCTCCCTCCAG GACTGCCTCGCCGAGTCCGACCGCAACTGGAAGGCCTGCCAAGCAC ATGTTCAAGCCTTGAAAGCATGTGAGGCGAGCAGAAACAAAAATCAGAAAACATGA